From the Sebastes umbrosus isolate fSebUmb1 chromosome 23, fSebUmb1.pri, whole genome shotgun sequence genome, the window attttgttatgaggaaaaggaagaaagaaagaaagaaaaaaaatgaagaaaaaaataataataaaaaaaaaaatatatatatatatatatatatatatatatatatatatataatggttTAGCATCACCtctatagtaataatagtagtaatagtaatcaCCATAATCATGGATCATGGATCataaagttttctttctttctttatttgtttatttctttttctttttttctttttctttctttctttttttctttctttaatttatttttctctccattttgttttattcatattttattttattttattttgttatgaggaaaaggaagaaagaaagaaaaaaaatgaagaaaaaaaacccaatatatatatatatatatatatatatatatatatatatatatatattattatatattatatatattatttcctttttgtatatatataaaaaggaaaaaaatatatatatatataaactttttttcattttttttttctttcttcctagtagtaatagtaatcaCCATAATTATATATGACAcactttaaatgctttaatatatatttttcttgctTTTGTGGAACTGTGTTCATCTAAACAGGAACTTCCGTCCCGAGCGGCGTCACCGTGTTATGATTCCCCCTCTTGTACACACGTTGACGTGATGACGTAAAGCGCGGTAAATCGTAATTTTTGACAGTTGGTCGGTCCGGAACGGAAACTCTTCTATAGATATTAGTTCCTAGTTGTGCTAAATGGTTTAGCATCACCtttatagtaataatagtagtaatagtaatcaccattattatatatgatacatttaaatgctttaaaatatAGTTTTCTTGCTTGTGTGGAACTGTTTTCCCTAAACAGGAAGTTCCCCTCCCGAGCGGTGTCACTGTGTTATTGTTCCCCCTCCGTGTACACACGTTGACGTGAAACATGCATTTAACACATGAACTGGAGCTTTTTCCTGACCACAGAGTGACTCAAATGCTCTTCAAGGAGGTGAAGAATGCGTCAGAGTTGAGACAGTGTGCTGTGGAGGGTAAAATAAACGGAGCCCTGATCAACCCGACGATGGTGAGCCTTTCttattgttttaatgtgtatttaTCAGCATTACTTTCCTCACATAACTATCTTTTATGGGAGATGGGACGTAAAAGGTGTCAGGGAAACTGTGGCACTTCATTTATCACTTCTTTCTTGTTCATTTACAGCTGGTGAGTCCTTTCCATGTGCTGGTAGCTGCTAACAAGGCTGTCAGTTTACAGAAAAGTGGCAAAATGAAGACAAGAAGTTTATACTCAGAGATAATCTTCAACCTGTCACCTACTAATAATGTGAGTAACCAAAATCTAACATCATTTTCCCTTTCTTgatctgaaatgtttttttttgtgttgtttaaaggtcccatatcatgctctttttcaggttcatacttgtattttgtgtttctactagaacatgtttacatgctgtaatgtaaaaaaaatactttattttcctcatactgtcagcctgaatatacctgtatttaccctctgtctgaaacactctgttttagcgcattttgaaacgcctcacttgaagtcccgccttttcttccgtaacgtggtgatgtcaccaagtaacacacgaTACCCGCCAAGCGTTCTAGTTTGTCAAGCTTGTCAGAGTAGAGCTGTagtggagtctgaagagtttggttcagttgaccaatcacaacagagtgggccagctgaactgcctgaaatgacACCCTTGAAGTCCCGCTTTTTCTTCCGttacgtggtgatgtcaccaactaacacatttgcataatacctgcctagcggctagtttggcacggtgtcaaacaaagctagttagagcggagctggagcgaagtccgaagagtttggttcggttgaccaatcacaacagagcgggccagctgaccaatcggagcagactgggcttttcgagagggggaggagctcaaacagagcgtttcagataaAGGGTAGAacgaggtgctgcagcacagccggtatgagaaaagtaaagcattttttgaagaTTAAAGCAGGTAAATATGGTgaagtagaaacccaaaatacaagtatgcacctgaaaatgagcataaccGGTTCCCCTTTAATAAACTCAAAACAGAAATGAATCATATTTGTGTGCCCTTCCCTAATACAGATTTCTGAGGCGTTCAAAAGGTTTGGGAGCTCTGACGGCGACGAGTCTGTCCTGGTGGTCTTGGTTCACAACAAAGATGAGTCCCAGGTTCTGTCAGATATCACAGCCAGAGTGAGCGGACGGCAGGTTCCAGCGGAAGACATTTCCTCGCTGACAGACCATGCAAAAATCAAAAAGGTTCTCcatctctgctttcattttatgGGACTCAATCCATGTAATCTGGACTAGACTGTGTGTGATTTGCTAGACAACTATTTTAGTCAAATCTacgacatgcacacacatgcagtatattatatatatacagttcatTATCTGAATGAGTGACCATCAGCTGGAATTGATTAGAAGAACGTTGTCAGCTTCTTTCCAAAATGTGATTTCTGCTTTTTTGAAAGAACTGACACCTATGGCCGTacttactaaatggatttcagTGTCATTTCTTCTAATCTTAccccttttttgtctttgttccaGCTGTATAAAATCACCCCTCAGGAGGAGAAGTGTGGGACTCTGCTGGACGCAGTTGTATGCAGGATGGCCACCAAGGACGTCATGTAGCTACAACAGGAAAATGTACAAgagttaaaagaaaataaaaataaatggtttcctttttttcatatgatatttggattcatattcatattcactACATTTTTAAGTCTCAAAACATGCAAATATTATCTTTTCTGTACTCCACAAAAACTTGAATCATCGTTAACCCAGCTGAATagaaagtatatatatataaatatatcttatttttcatatatCTTTTCATGGACTTTACTTGACTTTTCTCTTTACATTTTCGATATAGTTGTCAGACTGATAAAGTTTGAGAGGCAGTTAGGGAAGTCATAACACTTTATTTGGCACCGTCTCAAGTTCCACCAGCAACTTTTCGTGCTTCTCAGTCGTTCCTTTGAACCTTTTTGCTGACAGTTATTTTTGTGTCTAAAAGTTGAAGGTGCGTTCTTTGTCAGTAGGAGGACAGTGATGGTTTCATTCCAGCAGTTGGTGAATAATGAATCTAAAATGCTCTGGGCCAAATATCAGCTAGATCTCaagaggattaaaaaaaatacatccacaacAGTGACATGAAAGATTCAGTGGAACCCTGTCAGCCTAAGAATATTAAATGTACCGGTTGTCTAAAACATTTGGATGCAGCTTTGCTATAGTTTGTTCTTTTAGAATCACCTTGAATTACCTGTTTTTTATCTTTAGTGTAGGAACACTAAAATTCTTTAACCAATGGCATCACTTCATTTGCATCTGGATGTTTACTTTTACTCATTCTCAGGTTTTCCGAGGACACAAAATTCACATGCTCTCAATGAAATGTGATTGAGGTATTTATTAAAACCGACTGCAGCTCCACACACTGGAACAAACAAAATTACATTGACTTTAAATGTATAGTGATCTACTTGAGATTGAGGTAATTAAAAAGCTTATCAAGAGTTTTGTTATAGAAAATTAGTGTTAAAATTCACATTATAGTTCATATGTAAACTCGTTTCATCATGATTCATGTCCACGTCCTTGTTACAGTAAGACAGGTCACATTATAGCGGTGTACATTCGTCAGTCGTCAGGGAAGTTGGCGAGCTCGTCTTTGTCGATGTTCCCTCCGCTGAGGATGCACACCACGTTCTTCCCCTCCAGGTCGGGTATCTTGTCGTTAACGACGGCGGCGAACGCGGCGGAGCCCGAAGCTTCCACCACGAGCCCGGATCTGTAGAGGGTGGACACGGCCGCCTTGATCTCCTCGTCGTTCATCAGGACGATCCCCTCCACGTAACGCTGACACACCTCAAAGGGCAGAGTGCCTAGGATGTGAAGAAAAGTTAACAACAGTAAAAAATTCTTCACCCTAAAATTATTAGTCTTCCTCTAACTTAAGACTTAAGATGGGAAGTTTCTGTACTACAGTTGCAGACTTCCAAGAGTCTAAGTTAAAGCAATGGAGAGAGAAATTGAAAGAAACGACTTGCATCATACCTGCAAAAGGCGGTGCAAGTCCTGAGGCGATGCTCTTGGTGTCCATGCCCACTGGCTTCTTCTCAATGAAACTCCTGTACATGGTGCAGGCTGCgtttaaacagaaaaacaacaagttcAGCAGTGAGCTGCTAGGATGTGTGGTGGTTCTGCATGTGAAGCTTATACATGCTTTTACTCCTGTGTGTTAGTTTTACCTCCCTCTGGCTCCACACCGTAGATTCTGGTCTTGTCACAGCCTGACAGTTTGATGGCAGCGGCTACACCGGCCAGCAGCCCCCCTCCGCCGCAGCACACCACCACCGCATCAGGCTCGGGCATCACCTCCAGCACCTCCATACCTAGACTGGACACAGGTTTAGACTTTGTTCTAATACAGGGGGTCTCAACCAAGGGCCCGGGGACCCGCAGTGGTCCTTGAGGGAATATTATCAAATTGGGATCCGTGACCTAATCAGAAATCAGAATCAGGagcactttattgatccctgagtGGAAACtggggcgttacagttgctgttgtataaacataaaagatgtaagaaataaaggagtatgtgacatgtaaattatgtacataatgctacaatataaactaaatatatgtaaagaacTATAAGTactaaaataagaaaattagtatataaaaaatatgaaaaagtgCATAAAGACATGCATGTAATGTAtatcaatttaggggtccttgacatgaaaaaggttgagaaccactgttagACTAATAGATGGAAGTTTGAATAATCCACCGTCAGCCCTCGAGCGCACCTCGCATGTCCTGCTATTAGATCCAGGTCGTCATAGGAGTGCAGGAAGGTCATGTTGTCCTCCTGAACACAGCGGTTCACCACATTCATCAGACAGGAGGTGGGAactcgctccacctccaccccgAAACTCTGAGGAACGAGAATGACGCTTGCATTACCGAGCAGACAATAACAGCAAATCACAGCATGAACCGACATAATGTCACACGTCTAACCTGTATGAGGATGGATCTGGACATGGGGGCTGTTTCCGGCATCACCACCTTGCCCTTTGACCCGTAGTGTTTTGAGGCATACGCAAAAGACTTCCCATAGTTCCCAGCAGACATAGTGACAAAATGACCCCCCTTTTGTCTCCTGGCAAACTGATTGGCCACCCCTCTGATCTTGAACGACCCTGTCAATTAAAAAAGACAATTCTTAAATAATGAGCTGAGACGTGGTTTCGCGAGATGAatcaaagtgttgttttttttcgtcCAACCGGTTCTCTGCATGTTCTCCAGTTTGATGTGGATGTTGCAGCGGACGTCGAGAGGCAGGGTCGTCTGGCACCAGGGGATCATGGGAGTGTTGATGACACCCAGGGGGCTGCCTCTCACCGTCTCTCTGGCTTCTCTCAGCAGATCCAGGGTGACAGCGTCTGCAGACATCTCACCCATCTGTcatagaaacacacatttaCTATCAGGAATAGATCTGCACTTACCTCTAGGGGTGGGAAGAAGGCTGGACCTGTCTCTCTATGGGAGTGGGAggcgatgtgtatgtgtgtatttatgtatgtacatattaaatgttaaatgtaagatataattttttttgtatcattgcactggtatgttttttttatgtttggaaaaaaaggaacaaaagaataaaaaaaaaaaagaaaaggtataGATCTGCATTATGGAGCCACCATTTTTGGCTTATGAAACATACGCATTTCATAAATAAATGCTCTatattacaataaataataagtagaatcatttgttttaaattactattactacataaatacatacaatttaagaatgaatatatatatatataaaaaataaataaaaaaacaaatgcatgaatttaaaaattaatacaaataaataaataaaaggggaaattaaataaaagagtaGCTAGATAGgggaaataatacaaacatctattttaattattttttggttaatttaatggcatatttatttatttattgagtcatttatttttggttcattCCTCCATACTATggcagttttattattatttatagaaTTTCACATCTGCCCTTAACACTATCCCAACCccaactaataataataataataactcccATTCATCTTCTGTACAATACACCAATTATATTGtgaatatttataaaataagcTACTTTTAGCTGCTATAACATTAACACATGACTGGACATGTGACATGAGATTTATTAAGAAAAGCTAATGCAAAATTACAAAACctactttttacatttacaaaagtCATTAAGTAAaccaaaaacaatgtgtttcatgttttaaacTTATTTCCCACTGACCTTATACTTGTCTTGATTTTTCCCCCTTAGGCTACTATAAACTGTGACAGCCCACGTGATGTTGAGCGTGTTACATTTTTTGCTGTCCCCTCCCTCCAGCTTAAACAATAGTTCCCGTTTGGAACTTGTTCCTAGTCGGACGTTATTATTAAACGCACCGCAAGATGGCTACCCTTCATAAGTGGCAATGGGGACTTTTCTTAGTTACCTAAGAAAGAAAGTATTAAAAGAGAGAATTATAGTTTGAAAACATGGGTTTAATTAGACACGTGGTGTGCGCCATGTCCGGAGGTGTTGACAGCTCTGTGGCTGCGTTGTTACTGAAGAGAAGAGGTGAGTTTAAACCTGTTATTGTGACACTaataacacagaaacactgaatgctgaagctcctctctgtcctctgaaGGCTACAGTGTGACAGGAGTGTTTATGAAGAACTGGGACCCTCTGGATGAGAGAGGAGTGTGCACTGCAGAGACAGACTGTGAGGACGCCTACAGAGTGTGTCAGACTCTGGACATCCCCTTCCACCAGGTGTCTTATGTCAAAGAGTACTGGCATGAGGTCTTCAGGTACTTCTGGTGGCCATGCAGAACTGTTTTAATTGTATaacactttaaagctgcagtaggcagaatatttctggcatcattgggcaaaaataaaaaaaataatcttaaagggactgtttgtaagaatcagaaatgcttaacagcgacacctgtggccgttaagttaacgaaagtcagcgtcaggtttgcgcttgctcgctctaaatagacatgaacgagcatcgctcaaaacagtgaggcaacacacgtcagctaaaaccacaatatcactctatatttcagctgcttggcagtaatgttagctgaccagacgaaggtctctccatgaatcactgctgactctagtgttggcttttcctgcttcagcctcccgaccgcggccggagggaacaggggagacaccggagttttggtcggagacgataacgtttctatctgtggagccccgtcacttcacaagacacggaaaacctctgttggtctggaggagctgcagcagttatttctgcacaaacgtccactgtacattcactagatattctcagagctaaactaactcttctgcagtgtgtagtgtgcgtgcatgcacgtgaggtggagcgagaacgagcgcggtgtgtgactgagggcaagcaggcagaggagcagagtacagcagagactccggccctggagaccaaagctttggtctcccccgtgtcctccgacagcggccaacactgttttgcaagacgggcttcactagatagaactttgcggttttggtgcttccgtgtagtttgtgttggagtctgagtctgaacagtgtagccacacgcgagcgcgcatgggacaccgacccagatttatttatacgtgtaagaagttacaaacagtccctttttatatgttactgtaatgcttatatctcacaaaaaaatgtgaggacacagaggcacatgatttttttttcagatctcatgcactactgtcaggatatagtgaccgtttaataaaaataaagttttttaatcatatttgctcatatctgcctactccagctttaatgtGTCATCTGTCTTTTTGCCACTTTCAGTAAACTATTGAAGGATTATGAGAAGGGGAGGACACCCAACCCAGATATACTATGCAACAAGCACATCAAATTCAACCATTTCCACAAGTACGCTATCAACACTCTGGGTATGTAATGTGTTCATACACTGATATAAACTCATTCTGAGCAGCTTAACATCTGTTTAACTTGTTTATTCATTTGGACTGGAAAGCAGTGGGTGGTAGTTGCAGATATGAGGATTGAATTAAACAGATTTCGATATCAAACACAATAGCGTTCAATCTGCGCTGTGCCGTTGTTGACTCAGGTGCTGATGCCATGGCAACGGGCCACTACGCCAGGACGTCGCAGGAAGACGAAGAGGTGTTCCAACAGACGCACGTGGCGCCGTCGTCCTCTCTCTTCAGAGATCGATTTGAGATTAGAAATCGTAAGAGTTTGACAGGCAGTGAAATTTAATTTTTCCACATTACTATAGCTTAAAAATCAGACCCTCTAAACAGTGTTCTCCCCTCTTCCCTCTGCCCAGCGGTGAGGTTGTACCAAGGAGCAGATCTCTTCAAAGACCAAACCTTCTTCCTCAGTCAGATCTCCCAGGATGCCTTGAGACAAACCATGTTCCCACTGGCGGGACTCACCAAAGACTTTGTGAAAAAGATTGCTGCTGAGGCCGGGTTTCACCATGTGTTGAAGAAGAAAGAGGTATccaaacatatacacacacacacacacacacacacacacaaatacataaatagacagacatttaattcatgtttagaTTACATCTGCATAAATAGGGATATGTATTCACGTAATATGCTCACagtaaactttgtttttccagagtATGGGCATCTGCTTCATTGGAGAGAGAAACTTTGAAAACTTTATTTTGGAGGTAAGAATTAACAAGTATTTGTTCCCGCTTTACAATTTGGCAAatttgctttgttttctttatttttcctcttttgtttctgaaaagctcaaaagcaattatttattaaaagataCATGTAAAACTgtacaagttttttttgttattgtttccagTATCTGGAGCCTAAACCAGGGAACCTTGTCTCCATTGAGGACGGGGCTGTCAAGGGAACACACAAAGGTATGTTTGTGGTGGTTTGAGGTTCTCAAATTATGAATTTCTCTGACAAAATGAAGAACTGGTGTGTCACTATATCATTATCATAGAAACATAATGCAATGGCTCCCAATATGTTATATgtcaattaaaacaaaaatcccTGTTTTCTGCTTCACATACCCTCACGTGTAAGTTTGCGTTCATAACAAATGACGCCTAAAATGACTCATAGTGTTCTTCCTTTCCCATCTCTCGTCATTatcctgtgtgtctctgtccatCCAGGCTGGTTCACCTTGACTCTGGGTCAGAGGGCGAGAATTGGAGGACAGAAACACCCCTGGTTTGTGGTGGATAAAGACATCGCTACTGGAGATGTGTTTGTGGTGAGAAAGTCTGTCTCCTCTCGAATCATATAGTAcactatgttaaaaaaaactttctcaAACACATTTGCCTGAGCCACTGTATGCTGTCCAAGCACTATTTAATGCTGCATTAATGAAACGacatgaaatataaaatgtttcatATCCATAAATCTCCCAAGGAGCCAGCACAAGGAGCACACATTTTTGCTGACGCTTTATTCCCTAAATTCCTCCCGGATCAGGCTCCGACTACCAATCACTCGGCTCTTTTCCGGGACACAATGCGGACGGACCGCTTCCACTGGTTAACAGTCGACCCGCCTCCTGAACTAGTCAAGATCCAGATGATGGAGTGTCATTTCCGCTTCAACCACCAGATGCCGCTCAGTGAGTTTTGTGTCATCAGTAGCCTGTACAATGATGAATGAGAAGTTATTTACTgaacaaaagaaaataccatTTCTTGTGTGCTTTCCAGTTCCCTGTACGGTGACACTGAACATGAACGGCTCTGTGTGGATCTCACTCTCCCAGCCAGTCAGAGCTCTGACGCCTGGACAGGTAACAGCTAACACACCTGTGTTACATAATACAGTGTTGGGCCTATGCTGTTACTTACTCCTTCTTTCCATTCCTCCCCACAGTTTGCTGTGCTGTACAAAGGAGATGAGTGTCTGGGCAGTGGGAAGATCATGCAACTGGGGCCCAGCGAATACACACTCCAGCAGGGCAGAGAACGGTGGGAAGCAGCCACGCAGCAGAAGGAGGACCAGAAGAGCCCTGAACCAGCCAGCTGAGATGAGCTCGCAGCCCAGATACGGTGGAAATGAGCTCTGTCCGGTACATTAGGTAGAGCACACTGTTCATGAAGATAAGCTGTCTCACAGGTGATTGTTGTTAAATGCCCAGCTTCGACACATCAACAGTAATATTGATAAAACAAGGATAAAAGGGTTGATTTCAGTACTGTTTTTTGACACTAAGAGGTTACCTGCTTGCTGCTCAGATTAACCATCTGCATCCAAGCCAAAGGGTGTTTTGGAGACTagatgtaatatatatatatatacatatatatatatatatttttaatgaggACCTATTATGGTTTTGggccttttccctttccttcagtgtgttatatagttttttgtgcatgtaaaaggtctgcaaagccCAATGTCAAGAAGGTactctgctcctgaactgcctgaaacgcctcgcttgaagtcccgccttttcttccataacgtggtgatgtcaccatgtaacacatttgcataatacctggcACACGGCGGAAGTTTCAGTTGgtcgcaatctgcaacctcgccgCTACATGCCGCCAATACTTGACCTGGTATTGAAGAAGTGTTGGGTGTATTTTCATTTGCCGGTATTGTGGTTAACCTTTGGAATCAGAGTAGTCGTATCAGAAACCAAAATCaaactcactttttaaaaaagtagtCGACTCTAAAATGTTTCAGAAGATGGAAAACAATCCACAAACTTTTCTTTGGAGGGTTATGTCTTCATACAGTACCCAATATCATGACCTGTGGTCTGTGAAGAAAGGCCGTCGCTGGTAGTCTGAGCCCTTTAagtgttgttttctttattgtaatAGTAGGAAACCTGTGAGTGACCCGGGGAAATGGAGGTTTAGGAGGTTCTGGTGGGATTTGACTCTAAGCTAGCAGAGGGTTTCTTGTGGGTCCAGAGATGGTGGACACAATATTTTGTCCCTCTTATCTGTGAATGAAAGTGACTCTCTTGTTTATTCAGTGTAATAATGTGACTCATTTACTGTAGCTTTTCCTGTATCCTGTAAGGCTGCTCATGTTGTTCATGAGTTTCCCTCCTGTCCTTTCCCTTTTGTCTGATTGACTCATGTTC encodes:
- the tprkb gene encoding EKC/KEOPS complex subunit TPRKB; the protein is MHLTHELELFPDHRVTQMLFKEVKNASELRQCAVEGKINGALINPTMLVSPFHVLVAANKAVSLQKSGKMKTRSLYSEIIFNLSPTNNISEAFKRFGSSDGDESVLVVLVHNKDESQVLSDITARVSGRQVPAEDISSLTDHAKIKKLYKITPQEEKCGTLLDAVVCRMATKDVM
- the srr gene encoding L-threonine dehydratase catabolic TdcB: MGEMSADAVTLDLLREARETVRGSPLGVINTPMIPWCQTTLPLDVRCNIHIKLENMQRTGSFKIRGVANQFARRQKGGHFVTMSAGNYGKSFAYASKHYGSKGKVVMPETAPMSRSILIQSFGVEVERVPTSCLMNVVNRCVQEDNMTFLHSYDDLDLIAGHASLGMEVLEVMPEPDAVVVCCGGGGLLAGVAAAIKLSGCDKTRIYGVEPEGACTMYRSFIEKKPVGMDTKSIASGLAPPFAGTLPFEVCQRYVEGIVLMNDEEIKAAVSTLYRSGLVVEASGSAAFAAVVNDKIPDLEGKNVVCILSGGNIDKDELANFPDD
- the trmu gene encoding mitochondrial tRNA-specific 2-thiouridylase 1 — encoded protein: MGLIRHVVCAMSGGVDSSVAALLLKRRGYSVTGVFMKNWDPLDERGVCTAETDCEDAYRVCQTLDIPFHQVSYVKEYWHEVFSKLLKDYEKGRTPNPDILCNKHIKFNHFHKYAINTLGADAMATGHYARTSQEDEEVFQQTHVAPSSSLFRDRFEIRNPVRLYQGADLFKDQTFFLSQISQDALRQTMFPLAGLTKDFVKKIAAEAGFHHVLKKKESMGICFIGERNFENFILEYLEPKPGNLVSIEDGAVKGTHKGWFTLTLGQRARIGGQKHPWFVVDKDIATGDVFVAPTTNHSALFRDTMRTDRFHWLTVDPPPELVKIQMMECHFRFNHQMPLIPCTVTLNMNGSVWISLSQPVRALTPGQFAVLYKGDECLGSGKIMQLGPSEYTLQQGRERWEAATQQKEDQKSPEPAS